In one window of Leptospira sp. WS92.C1 DNA:
- a CDS encoding DUF1554 domain-containing protein codes for MIIVLNRIQKTIYIFLLNVLFLFGCSAPFPKLSSSVLLLGLLNPNGILISTDPNLALKYIFITTGTFSGQLGAGTVGGGDTICANEKNANFSALPGAGTDYKALIASQVVPIRRACNATANCTNRAENSDWVLLPNQDYYLGTVASPIKTFTTNSAGIVVFPAPGLIVPMDPAAGTIWWTGLESGWLSSADHCTNWTDGTAGAGFNNGQNGVGNTLSETAIAATFSDACDQPKHLVCVRQ; via the coding sequence ATGATCATTGTGTTAAATCGTATTCAAAAAACTATATATATTTTTCTTTTAAACGTTCTGTTTTTATTCGGATGTTCCGCTCCGTTTCCGAAGTTGAGTTCGAGTGTGTTGCTCTTGGGTCTTTTGAATCCAAACGGAATCCTGATCTCTACGGATCCGAATCTTGCATTGAAGTATATTTTTATCACAACCGGAACCTTTTCGGGACAACTCGGTGCGGGAACGGTCGGCGGCGGCGATACGATTTGCGCCAATGAGAAAAATGCAAATTTTTCAGCTCTTCCCGGCGCGGGAACCGACTACAAGGCATTGATCGCGTCTCAGGTCGTACCGATTCGAAGGGCCTGTAACGCAACGGCGAACTGCACAAATCGAGCGGAGAACAGCGATTGGGTTCTTTTGCCCAATCAGGATTATTATCTCGGAACGGTTGCGTCTCCTATCAAAACGTTTACCACAAATTCGGCAGGGATCGTGGTGTTCCCCGCTCCCGGTTTGATCGTTCCGATGGATCCCGCCGCGGGTACAATCTGGTGGACTGGATTGGAATCGGGTTGGTTATCGAGTGCGGATCATTGTACGAACTGGACGGATGGAACGGCAGGCGCCGGTTTTAATAACGGCCAGAACGGAGTCGGAAATACCCTGTCCGAGACCGCGATTGCCGCCACATTTTCGGACGCCTGCGATCAACCGAAACACCTTGTCTGTGTAAGACAATAA
- a CDS encoding response regulator — protein sequence MKPALTKIFLVDDHAILREGLKMILSGQPGLEICGESGDAEKALDQIGKLNPDLVITDISMPGLSGIDLVKNLRKYYPNIRTIILSRHDNKEYVQKLLELGINGYVLKDDAGNDLLRAIEAVHKGETYLSPGITAHFLSGFVSTGKPGEENQDAKKAFSVLSDREREILKLVAEGNSNESIGKILRISPATVKVHRANIMKKLDLHKVADLVMYAIRAGLIES from the coding sequence ATGAAACCAGCATTGACCAAAATATTCCTAGTCGACGATCACGCCATTCTTAGAGAAGGACTCAAAATGATTCTTTCCGGACAACCCGGCTTGGAAATTTGCGGAGAATCCGGAGACGCGGAAAAAGCTTTGGATCAAATCGGAAAACTGAATCCGGATTTAGTCATTACGGACATTTCGATGCCCGGTTTAAGCGGAATCGATTTAGTGAAAAATCTAAGAAAGTATTATCCGAACATTCGGACGATCATTCTTTCCCGGCATGATAATAAAGAATACGTTCAAAAACTTTTAGAGTTGGGAATCAACGGATATGTCCTCAAAGACGACGCAGGAAACGATCTCTTAAGAGCCATCGAAGCCGTTCACAAAGGGGAAACCTATCTCAGCCCGGGTATCACCGCACATTTTCTATCCGGTTTTGTGAGCACGGGCAAACCAGGAGAAGAAAATCAAGACGCCAAAAAAGCGTTTTCGGTTTTATCGGACAGGGAAAGAGAAATTCTCAAATTGGTGGCCGAAGGAAATTCCAACGAATCCATCGGTAAAATTTTGAGAATTTCACCCGCAACCGTAAAGGTCCATCGCGCAAACATCATGAAAAAGTTGGATCTCCACAAAGTCGCCGACTTGGTCATGTATGCGATCCGCGCGGGTTTGATCGAATCGTAG
- a CDS encoding LruC domain-containing protein: protein MRGFPKIASFVLTGILFLNLNACTDTKDPNLLWLLSATQPNPSPAPDGEQPFSVDIDDQTAPIDFVFDTTKTIQVNIQVQTPETPVSGSLVQVFNTANTTQKSIFRAVTSPNGDVNGSFTIDEATRKVTLKVEALGQLYEAEIEIINVQSITRRITIVIKGNTVILPDTDGDGIIDRDDMFPSDPMRATTFRYPAEGYYTISYEDLFPNQGDADFNDYNVRVVFEEDWNGQGEVARIRANFTHVAKGAGYNHTLHMTIPNIVASSYALTRFDYDGISIETNLNGSNTAIQSLEILPRSNTTIQSANSSRSNTTFQKGKSANLEVILQSAINRLTLGPAPYDTFIKVINTAKEIHFPRRYFDETGKDVYMDSTGFPWALIVPGNFLWPYESTDIRNAYPSFKPWYESAGANNADWYLTPVSSEVFPATN from the coding sequence ATGAGAGGATTTCCAAAAATAGCAAGTTTCGTTTTGACAGGAATCTTGTTTTTAAATCTGAATGCATGCACCGACACAAAGGATCCAAACCTCCTTTGGCTTCTATCCGCGACACAACCCAATCCATCGCCTGCTCCCGACGGAGAACAGCCTTTTAGTGTCGATATCGACGATCAAACCGCTCCGATCGATTTTGTTTTTGATACCACAAAAACGATTCAGGTAAACATCCAGGTTCAGACTCCGGAAACCCCGGTCTCCGGAAGTTTAGTCCAGGTTTTTAACACTGCCAACACCACCCAAAAAAGTATCTTCCGCGCCGTGACCTCGCCAAACGGGGACGTAAACGGAAGTTTCACCATCGACGAAGCTACACGCAAGGTCACTCTCAAAGTGGAAGCCTTAGGCCAGCTTTACGAGGCCGAAATTGAAATCATCAATGTGCAGAGTATCACTAGAAGAATTACGATCGTGATCAAAGGAAATACGGTGATTCTTCCGGATACCGACGGAGACGGAATCATAGACAGGGACGATATGTTTCCAAGCGATCCCATGCGTGCGACTACGTTTCGTTATCCGGCGGAAGGATATTATACGATCTCATACGAAGACTTATTTCCCAACCAAGGAGATGCCGACTTTAACGATTACAACGTAAGAGTTGTGTTTGAAGAGGATTGGAATGGGCAAGGGGAAGTGGCCAGAATCCGGGCGAACTTCACTCATGTAGCAAAAGGTGCCGGGTACAACCACACCCTTCATATGACGATCCCGAATATAGTAGCTTCTTCGTATGCTCTTACAAGATTCGACTACGACGGAATTAGTATCGAAACCAATCTCAATGGCAGCAATACCGCAATTCAGTCTTTGGAGATTCTACCCAGATCCAATACCACGATTCAATCCGCAAATTCCTCCAGATCCAATACTACGTTTCAAAAAGGAAAGTCCGCAAATCTGGAAGTCATTTTGCAAAGTGCAATCAATCGTCTGACCCTTGGCCCCGCTCCCTACGACACGTTTATCAAAGTAATCAACACCGCAAAAGAAATCCATTTTCCAAGAAGATACTTTGACGAAACCGGAAAAGACGTCTACATGGACTCGACCGGATTCCCCTGGGCTTTGATTGTTCCGGGAAATTTCCTCTGGCCTTATGAAAGCACCGATATCCGCAACGCGTATCCTTCTTTCAAACCGTGGTATGAATCCGCCGGAGCAAACAATGCGGACTGGTATCTGACTCCGGTTTCCTCAGAAGTTTTCCCTGCTACAAACTGA
- the xrtN gene encoding exosortase N → MCILILFCAIPMLYVGQNLLSVRSVFELYPLLFLPLFAYSDIERKKLWLLIPGSVFVIFGVLFQRLSLVWIGSFWNALSVLHLSGITFTWPAPFLVFAIPPITGFGSLFLGYRLRLIVTEWSAWLIRWIDPNTTAVGNQIFYGGEWFTVDRVCEGMKMGLASVLIAAAFALRANRTGKILIACLILPLWFFSNLIRVCILVLFQIPANSWKHEFVGLVFFICGVITPLVTIALIFSNPSQKQTSTFRDITLYSPPKIAWLLLLLLMTSVLLGNHLLPFKQHSWPSKILSFQLDADSILSDSRIAVYRSRENYLILKRDLFAIGTGHDPRICFEAVGFSFVEQEEQKGFKRAQLSSPSGAKPILLWWYSVDENKNTTAVELANISAFAPQRANSDLEWRWKRFRGADVIQWNLYGPDETELRNIAETLSKKQ, encoded by the coding sequence ATGTGCATCTTGATCTTATTCTGCGCGATACCGATGTTGTATGTCGGGCAGAATTTACTCAGTGTTCGATCCGTCTTCGAATTGTATCCGCTTTTGTTTCTTCCTCTTTTTGCCTATTCCGACATAGAGCGAAAGAAACTATGGCTGCTCATACCAGGATCTGTCTTTGTCATCTTTGGAGTTTTATTCCAAAGACTCAGTCTTGTATGGATCGGTTCGTTTTGGAACGCCCTCTCAGTCTTACATCTGAGCGGAATCACTTTCACTTGGCCGGCGCCGTTTTTAGTGTTTGCAATTCCTCCGATCACCGGATTTGGTTCTCTCTTTCTCGGTTATCGACTACGATTGATCGTCACCGAATGGAGCGCCTGGCTGATTCGATGGATCGATCCGAATACAACTGCGGTCGGAAATCAAATTTTCTACGGCGGGGAATGGTTCACGGTCGATCGTGTATGCGAAGGAATGAAGATGGGACTTGCATCCGTTCTCATTGCGGCGGCCTTTGCTCTTCGTGCCAATCGCACAGGGAAAATTTTAATTGCGTGTCTGATCTTGCCTCTTTGGTTTTTTTCAAATTTGATCCGAGTATGCATTCTCGTTCTATTTCAAATTCCGGCAAACTCTTGGAAACATGAGTTTGTCGGTTTGGTATTTTTTATCTGCGGGGTCATCACACCGTTAGTTACCATTGCCTTGATTTTTTCCAATCCTTCGCAAAAACAAACTTCGACGTTTCGAGATATCACCTTATATTCTCCTCCCAAAATCGCGTGGTTGCTTTTACTTCTCTTAATGACCTCGGTTCTCTTGGGAAATCATCTATTGCCATTCAAGCAACATTCTTGGCCTTCTAAAATTCTTTCGTTCCAGTTGGATGCGGATTCGATTCTAAGCGATTCGAGAATTGCAGTCTATCGTTCCAGGGAAAACTACCTCATACTAAAGCGGGATTTGTTCGCAATCGGAACCGGGCACGATCCCAGAATCTGTTTTGAGGCAGTCGGTTTTTCTTTTGTGGAACAAGAAGAACAAAAGGGATTCAAACGGGCGCAGCTCTCCAGTCCTTCGGGTGCGAAACCGATTCTTCTTTGGTGGTATTCCGTCGACGAAAATAAAAACACCACGGCGGTGGAACTGGCAAATATTTCGGCGTTCGCTCCACAACGAGCGAATTCCGATTTGGAATGGCGTTGGAAACGATTCCGCGGCGCGGATGTGATTCAATGGAATTTATACGGACCGGATGAAACCGAACTTCGAAACATTGCCGAGACTCTTTCTAAAAAACAATAA
- a CDS encoding XrtN system VIT domain-containing protein: protein MTIQSKIREYFLREVTILGFARSAWIWMFSVIGVIFLLATIVYGIYEYGPRHESSESVYFFFFGSFAILFFGLIAALLYILFPNYKSFLIFTLIVSSICFATNSYVLNHAVFPPFTERTVWVLWLSFSLLAASLFMDRLPQFVLLSFQPVLILGAFISVSFALVLAPLMIFSWALIWMGGLGFLPYGPLFAITAFGKAIYKIHSSLDKSKKKVSWSLIIASMIFLICYSTYYFIQWNHADQIFTKPEVAQGNNRIDGDLPEWMKKASRLKVNHVTEMFLQPDQRSNIGLFAAQSQFDPLAYFASQRFRFVFSGPSEPKISKEDAGRILHLLFGRSHAYLDRLWRGNSLITTDINSHVQVHPELRVSYTETTLSIYNENASAEQSFFRLSSEFSTPEEAIYTITVPPGSICTKLSLWIDGEERPARLTFRSTARNAYRQIVDVERRDPSYVEWLDGNRLRLRVFPVDPGNYRMVRIGIVSPLKSDGNTLNYERIRFEGPVSDFAEQKVNLDLFSKEPITLSSSGISLKEKVVPDSQVRQWTGETGFRGWSFSFPASQPQGTISAAGMTYNVLPQKREDISFTPGTVIVALNAALSRSEWKEIVKKLYDFEIPITILTNEWFQTKDLAKAMRYLDECEIPAFNLFPLYLNETLTKNGSEEKSLWVVAGENQSLPLGELRGSDRFTKMQIAAKKRSMPVKIAVINGKQSEYVASLIDLNQIVSVAESEEELFNVLRNKQIRLPIENKESVSLSYARLTLEKSTETDSKRPGGDLLIRMLIQRKIMNQLGKRFFDRDLENGDLVNLARDAMVVSPVSTLIVLETEKDYDRFGIKADKSTLGQSKLEAPGAVPEPGEWLLLVCIVLGMIAYFRMRYKHA from the coding sequence ATGACGATACAAAGTAAAATTCGAGAATATTTTCTTCGCGAAGTTACAATCTTAGGTTTTGCGCGAAGCGCGTGGATTTGGATGTTCAGTGTGATCGGAGTAATCTTTTTGCTTGCGACGATTGTCTACGGAATCTATGAATACGGTCCTCGCCATGAAAGCTCCGAGTCTGTTTATTTCTTTTTCTTTGGTTCCTTTGCGATTTTGTTTTTCGGACTGATTGCCGCGCTTTTGTATATTCTCTTTCCGAATTACAAATCGTTTCTCATTTTTACATTGATCGTTTCTTCGATTTGTTTTGCTACAAATTCGTATGTACTCAATCACGCGGTTTTTCCACCGTTTACGGAAAGAACAGTCTGGGTGCTTTGGCTTTCATTCTCTTTGCTCGCGGCCTCCCTTTTTATGGATCGATTACCGCAGTTCGTGTTGTTATCCTTTCAGCCGGTTTTAATTTTAGGCGCGTTTATATCGGTTTCGTTTGCTTTAGTTTTGGCCCCGCTTATGATTTTCAGTTGGGCACTCATTTGGATGGGAGGTCTTGGATTCCTTCCTTATGGACCGTTGTTTGCAATCACGGCTTTTGGAAAGGCAATTTATAAAATTCATTCTTCCCTAGATAAAAGTAAAAAGAAAGTATCATGGAGTTTGATCATCGCTTCGATGATATTTCTCATCTGCTATTCCACATACTACTTTATTCAATGGAATCACGCGGATCAAATTTTTACAAAACCGGAAGTGGCTCAGGGAAACAATCGGATTGACGGGGATTTACCGGAATGGATGAAAAAAGCGTCTCGTTTGAAAGTCAATCATGTGACCGAAATGTTTCTTCAACCGGATCAAAGATCCAATATCGGTTTATTTGCAGCCCAGAGTCAATTTGATCCGCTCGCGTATTTCGCATCACAAAGATTTCGTTTCGTGTTTAGTGGTCCATCGGAACCCAAAATATCGAAAGAAGATGCGGGAAGAATCTTGCATCTTTTATTCGGAAGATCGCATGCCTATCTTGATCGATTGTGGAGAGGAAATTCGCTCATCACGACGGATATAAACTCTCACGTTCAAGTTCATCCCGAACTTCGTGTTTCTTATACAGAGACGACTCTTTCGATCTATAACGAGAATGCTTCTGCCGAACAATCGTTTTTTCGTTTGAGTTCCGAATTTTCCACACCGGAAGAGGCGATTTATACGATCACCGTTCCGCCGGGAAGTATCTGCACAAAGTTGTCTCTCTGGATCGACGGCGAAGAACGACCGGCGAGACTAACGTTTCGTTCAACGGCGCGTAACGCGTATCGGCAAATCGTCGATGTGGAACGACGAGATCCGTCGTATGTGGAATGGTTGGACGGAAACCGACTCCGACTGCGTGTTTTTCCTGTGGATCCCGGGAACTATCGGATGGTGCGGATTGGAATTGTCTCTCCCCTCAAATCTGACGGCAATACGTTGAATTACGAACGAATTCGTTTTGAAGGTCCGGTTTCCGACTTTGCGGAGCAAAAGGTCAATCTGGATTTATTTTCAAAAGAACCGATCACACTTTCCTCTTCCGGAATTTCTCTCAAAGAAAAAGTTGTACCGGATTCTCAGGTTCGTCAGTGGACCGGGGAGACTGGGTTTAGAGGCTGGTCTTTTTCTTTTCCCGCATCTCAACCGCAAGGAACAATTTCGGCAGCGGGAATGACATACAACGTGCTTCCGCAAAAACGCGAAGATATTTCCTTTACTCCGGGCACAGTCATAGTCGCTCTCAACGCAGCGCTTTCTCGTTCCGAATGGAAAGAGATCGTAAAAAAACTGTATGATTTCGAAATTCCGATTACAATTCTCACAAACGAGTGGTTTCAAACAAAAGATCTTGCAAAGGCAATGCGTTATTTGGATGAATGTGAAATTCCTGCTTTCAATTTATTTCCGCTTTATTTAAACGAAACGTTAACCAAAAACGGATCGGAAGAAAAATCTCTCTGGGTCGTCGCCGGAGAAAATCAGTCCCTTCCTTTGGGAGAACTGCGAGGATCCGATCGTTTTACAAAAATGCAAATCGCCGCGAAAAAACGATCGATGCCTGTGAAAATCGCAGTCATCAACGGAAAACAGTCCGAGTATGTTGCAAGTCTTATCGATCTAAATCAGATCGTATCCGTCGCCGAGAGTGAAGAGGAATTGTTCAATGTGCTTCGTAACAAACAAATTCGTCTGCCGATCGAAAACAAAGAAAGCGTATCTCTTTCTTACGCCAGACTCACCCTTGAAAAATCGACCGAAACGGACTCAAAACGACCGGGCGGCGATCTTTTGATTCGAATGCTGATTCAGAGAAAAATAATGAATCAACTTGGAAAACGTTTCTTTGATCGGGATCTCGAAAATGGAGATCTTGTCAATCTTGCTCGCGACGCAATGGTAGTCTCTCCCGTATCGACTCTGATCGTTTTAGAAACGGAAAAAGACTACGACCGATTCGGAATCAAGGCCGATAAATCTACGCTCGGACAGAGCAAGCTGGAGGCGCCGGGAGCAGTACCGGAACCCGGTGAATGGCTGTTGCTTGTGTGCATTGTTCTCGGCATGATCGCATATTTTAGAATGCGATATAAACATGCTTAA
- a CDS encoding fibronectin type III domain-containing protein, with protein MRSFGKQILILLCIFMSYSAYSEDKKYTYYIEWNEVKGNNGYKIEIRKTSAPETLTNEEKVSTNSLEFLIPAGKYEFRISALNRFGKPSSWSQWSSFFVEHDRPKSMVEAEKKQTFDEASTWKLWVPALLPIERKEYTKASLIFLWFGALAVAGNAERTAGNSIAQSSTNDPTLLTLAVLTTPLPVSLYLFQKRDEEKKEYNTHQNNQVGIGVLALLSYGLNVWLEKRSFHSATVLIESKPEGFFKWNPGTLQSNSFVPLGRIEISFRKEFY; from the coding sequence TTGAGATCTTTCGGAAAACAAATTCTGATTTTACTCTGTATATTTATGAGTTATTCTGCATATTCGGAAGATAAAAAGTATACGTATTATATAGAATGGAACGAAGTGAAGGGGAACAACGGTTATAAAATCGAAATCCGGAAGACGTCCGCGCCGGAAACGCTAACAAACGAGGAAAAGGTTTCTACAAACAGTTTGGAATTTTTAATTCCCGCCGGTAAATATGAGTTTAGAATCTCCGCGCTCAATCGTTTTGGAAAACCGTCTTCCTGGAGTCAGTGGTCTTCGTTTTTTGTGGAACACGATCGACCCAAAAGTATGGTGGAAGCCGAAAAAAAACAGACATTTGACGAGGCTTCTACGTGGAAACTTTGGGTTCCCGCATTGCTACCGATCGAAAGAAAGGAATATACTAAGGCTTCTCTGATCTTTCTTTGGTTTGGAGCTTTGGCTGTGGCGGGTAACGCGGAAAGAACGGCCGGAAATTCCATTGCGCAGAGCTCCACAAACGATCCGACTTTGCTTACGTTAGCCGTCTTGACAACTCCGCTACCTGTTTCTTTGTATTTGTTTCAAAAAAGGGACGAGGAAAAAAAAGAATACAATACTCATCAAAATAATCAAGTCGGGATAGGGGTATTAGCCCTTTTGAGTTACGGTTTGAACGTATGGTTGGAAAAACGTTCTTTCCATTCCGCAACCGTTTTGATAGAATCGAAACCGGAAGGTTTTTTTAAATGGAATCCCGGAACTCTGCAATCCAATTCTTTTGTTCCTTTAGGAAGAATCGAAATCAGTTTTCGAAAAGAGTTTTATTAA
- a CDS encoding ATP-binding protein, with the protein MRNLKLRNQKLRSSPPLLEFGLSPKFFLNLLKEIAPIVAIDDQRNILFANESFRKEFVGSSRSVIGKNLFRIFSLNPADQEEMESNINLSKKSKVQNQEFRKQKTYYGYSVFRFGESIGIILKNITENKRLEKKIANLHTKLLQSQEEERIRLSRELHDGVGQTILAAKLNFQAFNRNPKIYEAQFDTGLLLIDKASQELRDIYTNLHPSTLREIGLEAAIRSLSSDLFAPMEIEADLELNLKPNLRPQIANQVFRIVQEIFQNVIKHSQAKKIHLKIQIKGKQLSLDAKDNGIGFQERKVRARSSGFGLENIRRRVEDLNGKFKIESSTGNGTKFMIRIPFEKNKSTTLKKI; encoded by the coding sequence ATGCGAAATTTGAAACTTAGGAATCAAAAATTACGATCTTCTCCCCCTCTTCTGGAATTCGGTCTTTCTCCCAAATTTTTTCTCAACCTATTAAAGGAAATCGCTCCTATCGTTGCGATCGACGATCAAAGAAATATTCTCTTTGCAAACGAATCCTTTCGCAAAGAATTCGTGGGAAGTTCCCGCAGCGTCATCGGAAAAAACCTGTTTCGGATTTTCAGTTTGAATCCCGCGGATCAGGAGGAGATGGAATCCAATATCAATCTTTCCAAAAAAAGCAAAGTCCAAAACCAGGAATTCCGAAAGCAGAAAACGTATTACGGTTATTCGGTCTTTCGTTTCGGGGAAAGTATCGGAATCATTCTCAAAAATATTACGGAAAATAAACGACTGGAAAAGAAGATCGCAAATCTGCACACCAAACTTTTGCAATCTCAGGAAGAGGAAAGAATCCGACTCTCCAGAGAACTTCACGACGGAGTCGGTCAAACCATTCTCGCAGCCAAACTCAACTTTCAGGCATTCAATCGAAATCCGAAAATCTACGAGGCTCAGTTTGATACGGGGCTTCTTTTGATCGATAAAGCAAGCCAGGAACTCAGAGATATTTATACAAATCTCCATCCGTCCACGCTTCGAGAAATCGGATTGGAGGCCGCGATTCGTTCCTTGAGTTCGGATTTGTTTGCTCCGATGGAGATCGAAGCGGATCTGGAGTTGAATCTCAAACCCAATCTGCGACCGCAAATCGCCAATCAGGTTTTTAGAATCGTTCAGGAAATTTTTCAGAATGTGATCAAACATTCGCAAGCAAAAAAGATTCATCTCAAAATTCAGATAAAAGGAAAACAATTGTCTTTGGATGCCAAAGATAACGGAATCGGTTTTCAGGAAAGAAAGGTCAGAGCCAGGTCCTCCGGTTTTGGACTTGAAAATATAAGAAGAAGAGTGGAAGATCTAAACGGTAAATTTAAGATTGAATCTTCCACCGGTAACGGCACTAAGTTTATGATTAGAATTCCGTTTGAAAAAAACAAAAGCACAACGCTCAAAAAAATATGA
- a CDS encoding HDOD domain-containing protein — translation MSQTKTLELHHHEDLGFYSNLKDLNHPVQENTPVHYKFHNLTENVDSIISRTLDRYLLQLDIIYVRDSVFAALRETIANSIKANIKRIYFRELEADIQNPEIYKQKILGFKKKYLDNKEKYEELLFRNNFIVLVSFIHNKDMIRIRVMNNVKLSPTEVERINQRIDKAKQYNDLAEAFLENGDETEGAGLGLIMSLMMLKNDGLAASSYKIESQGNNTSVIIDIPLNISKENFHLQKTEEIIKNINGLPTFPKSIQDIQAMIEKPNSSISQIAEVIKKDIALSANILKLANSAAFIRANKVESLDRAIQLIGLKELSQLLYSLGTKQILEDKFPAFLTIWDKSNQCAFYCKLIANRMALSKDTISNLMSAALLHDIGEIILLSLEEKTMKSIGKISASKEIASAVSMEEAALGITHTKVGALIAEKWNFPEIYSKAMEFHHRALLVDEEFAPYIYPIYLGDMMIKINNEEAKYSEIPEKILQYCKFNGSGDFHSFRTKSLENFLASTR, via the coding sequence ATGAGCCAGACCAAGACCTTAGAGCTACATCATCACGAAGACTTAGGCTTTTACAGCAATCTAAAGGATTTGAATCATCCGGTTCAGGAGAACACTCCGGTTCATTACAAGTTTCACAATCTTACTGAAAACGTAGACTCCATCATCAGCAGAACTCTGGACCGTTATCTGCTCCAACTCGACATCATTTACGTGCGTGATTCCGTTTTTGCGGCTCTTAGAGAAACGATCGCCAATTCGATTAAAGCGAACATCAAACGAATTTACTTTCGGGAGCTCGAAGCCGACATTCAAAATCCGGAAATCTACAAACAGAAAATTTTAGGATTCAAAAAAAAGTATCTGGATAACAAGGAAAAATACGAAGAACTTCTTTTTAGAAACAATTTCATAGTCCTAGTGTCTTTTATTCACAACAAGGACATGATCCGGATCCGAGTGATGAATAACGTAAAACTCAGTCCCACCGAAGTCGAAAGAATCAATCAAAGGATCGACAAAGCAAAACAATACAATGATCTTGCGGAAGCATTCCTGGAAAACGGGGACGAAACCGAAGGAGCGGGACTCGGATTGATCATGTCTCTGATGATGTTAAAAAACGACGGGCTCGCTGCCTCCTCTTACAAAATCGAAAGTCAAGGCAACAACACAAGCGTCATCATCGACATTCCTCTCAATATCTCTAAAGAAAATTTTCATCTCCAAAAAACAGAGGAGATCATCAAAAATATAAACGGTCTTCCTACATTTCCGAAATCGATCCAAGACATTCAAGCGATGATTGAAAAACCGAATTCCTCCATCAGCCAAATCGCAGAAGTGATCAAAAAGGACATAGCTCTTTCCGCAAATATTCTCAAACTCGCAAACTCCGCGGCGTTTATCCGCGCAAACAAAGTCGAATCTCTGGATAGGGCGATCCAGCTCATCGGTTTAAAAGAGCTCAGCCAACTTCTCTATTCACTCGGAACCAAACAGATTTTAGAGGACAAGTTTCCGGCATTTCTCACGATTTGGGACAAATCCAACCAGTGCGCATTTTACTGTAAACTCATCGCAAATCGAATGGCTCTTTCTAAAGATACGATCAGCAATCTAATGTCGGCCGCATTGTTACATGATATAGGCGAAATCATTCTTCTTTCTCTGGAAGAAAAAACGATGAAAAGTATAGGAAAGATTTCCGCTTCCAAAGAAATCGCTTCCGCCGTTTCCATGGAAGAGGCAGCATTAGGAATTACTCATACAAAAGTGGGCGCATTGATCGCTGAAAAATGGAACTTTCCGGAGATCTATTCAAAGGCCATGGAATTTCATCACAGAGCCTTACTCGTAGACGAGGAATTTGCGCCCTATATCTATCCGATCTATCTTGGGGATATGATGATCAAGATCAACAACGAGGAAGCCAAATACAGCGAGATTCCCGAAAAAATTCTCCAATACTGCAAGTTCAACGGTTCCGGGGATTTCCATTCTTTCCGAACAAAATCTTTGGAGAATTTTCTTGCCAGCACCCGATAA